One genomic segment of Coriobacteriia bacterium includes these proteins:
- a CDS encoding U32 family peptidase, with protein sequence MAYHLKRDHIELLAPAGGAEQLKYALHFGADAVYIAGQHFGLRARAGNFTDEALVSSVKFAHKAGKRVFATINAIMHDEDIEPLGRYVTFLDEAQVDAVILSDLGALQVVAACAPNLEIHVSTQASVTNYSTASMWHSLGAKRIVLARELSLTEIADIRSHVPDDLELEVFVHGAMCMSYSGRCLISNYLTQRDANRGHCTQPCRWKYALVEETRPGRYFPIEEDERGTYLMDSCDLCMIEHIDELLDAGVDSLKIEGRAKGAYYVATVVNAYRRALNGGDMAEILPELDRVSHRPYSTGFFFGPAKQTYDDAQYLQTHDLCATVLKSDDGRSSVRQRNRFFTGDEVEVLSPGVPVRAFTVTNLRTEWGELVDVANKATDIYTMDAPFELKPDDILRRKREDEHVKG encoded by the coding sequence ATGGCCTATCACCTCAAGCGCGATCATATCGAGCTTTTGGCTCCGGCGGGCGGCGCCGAGCAACTGAAATATGCGCTCCACTTCGGGGCAGACGCCGTCTACATCGCCGGACAGCACTTCGGTCTTCGTGCACGTGCGGGTAACTTCACCGATGAGGCGCTCGTCTCTTCGGTGAAGTTTGCTCACAAAGCAGGCAAGCGCGTGTTTGCCACCATCAATGCGATTATGCATGATGAGGATATCGAGCCGCTCGGACGGTATGTCACGTTCTTGGACGAGGCGCAAGTCGACGCCGTTATCTTGAGTGACTTGGGCGCATTGCAGGTCGTTGCCGCCTGCGCACCCAATCTTGAGATTCACGTGAGCACGCAGGCGAGCGTCACGAATTACTCCACGGCATCGATGTGGCATTCGCTCGGCGCAAAGCGCATCGTGCTCGCCCGTGAACTCTCCTTGACGGAAATCGCCGATATTCGCTCCCATGTTCCCGACGATCTCGAACTCGAGGTTTTCGTTCACGGTGCCATGTGTATGTCCTATTCGGGGCGCTGTCTCATCAGCAACTATTTGACTCAGCGCGATGCGAACCGCGGGCACTGTACTCAGCCGTGTCGTTGGAAGTATGCCCTTGTCGAGGAGACTCGGCCCGGGCGCTATTTTCCCATCGAGGAAGATGAGCGCGGAACCTACCTGATGGATTCGTGTGATCTGTGCATGATCGAGCATATCGATGAGCTCCTCGATGCAGGAGTCGACAGTCTGAAAATCGAAGGTCGCGCCAAGGGAGCGTACTACGTGGCCACGGTTGTCAACGCCTATCGCCGAGCACTGAATGGAGGCGATATGGCCGAAATCCTTCCCGAGCTCGACCGTGTGAGCCACAGACCCTATTCGACGGGATTCTTCTTCGGCCCGGCGAAGCAAACTTATGATGATGCACAATATCTTCAAACACATGATTTATGTGCGACCGTGCTCAAGAGCGATGACGGTCGTTCGTCGGTGCGGCAGCGCAACCGTTTCTTCACCGGTGATGAAGTCGAGGTTCTCTCGCCGGGAGTACCGGTGAGAGCGTTCACGGTGACGAACCTACGGACCGAGTGGGGGGAACTCGTCGATGTCGCCAACAAGGCGACGGATATCTATACGATGGATGCTCCGTTTGAATTGAAGCCCGACGACATTTTGCGCCGGAAACGCGAAGATGAGCACGTGAAAGGCTGA
- a CDS encoding basic amino acid ABC transporter substrate-binding protein → MKRIIVLLTVVVLAFGVLALAGCSKVKDDTSAATKANSTGPLAGKTIIAGTDAPYPPMEMVKADGTYEGFDIDITNAAAKAEGGTVQFKTCGFDALIAAMGATGGDYDAAISSITITPERAKNMLFSDPYFNANQSFAVPTGSTMTSTKDIKKGMKIAVQLGTTGEIWANKNLKAKGIEIKSYDQIPSCFAALSAGDVDGVVADFQVSSDYAADTTRKATIVEQISTGEQYGIAFPKASTAYLAAFNQGLKTIKADGTYTEIYKKWFKVEPVSIP, encoded by the coding sequence ATGAAAAGAATCATTGTACTCCTGACGGTCGTAGTGCTTGCTTTTGGAGTACTCGCTCTTGCAGGATGCTCCAAGGTCAAGGACGATACGTCTGCCGCCACCAAAGCGAATTCAACCGGCCCGTTGGCGGGTAAAACCATCATCGCAGGTACCGATGCACCGTATCCTCCGATGGAAATGGTCAAGGCGGATGGTACCTACGAAGGCTTCGACATTGATATCACGAATGCCGCAGCTAAGGCGGAGGGCGGCACGGTCCAGTTCAAGACATGCGGATTCGATGCTTTGATTGCCGCTATGGGCGCTACCGGCGGCGACTATGATGCCGCGATATCTTCGATTACCATTACGCCTGAGCGGGCAAAGAATATGTTGTTCTCGGACCCGTATTTTAATGCCAACCAGTCTTTCGCTGTTCCCACCGGCTCGACCATGACTTCGACGAAAGATATCAAAAAAGGTATGAAAATCGCCGTTCAGCTCGGAACTACCGGTGAAATCTGGGCAAACAAGAACCTGAAAGCTAAAGGTATCGAAATCAAATCGTATGATCAAATCCCCAGTTGTTTCGCTGCGCTTTCTGCAGGAGATGTCGATGGCGTCGTAGCTGACTTTCAGGTTTCAAGCGATTATGCCGCCGATACAACGCGCAAGGCGACCATCGTTGAGCAAATCAGCACCGGTGAACAGTACGGTATCGCTTTCCCGAAAGCCAGCACCGCATATCTCGCCGCATTCAACCAAGGATTGAAAACCATCAAAGCAGACGGAACTTATACTGAAATCTATAAGAAGTGGTTTAAAGTCGAGCCGGTCTCGATTCCTTAA
- a CDS encoding dephospho-CoA kinase, giving the protein MDTLILSGPIGAGKTSAGNIILDVLSRKGITSKLVVLDAIGHEVLADDTSVIRGLVDAFGTRILSPEGEIDRSALAAVAFSSPENTEILNECTHEKIGERLLKMRNDFLKSDPEGILVIECPFPVNALFGYDTFKDIFATSKVIVLQSRRELRVNRKTSLFPEDVMRRDRLQHSKGEYTGDYVVINDGTRDDLVSSLEKIIEREAR; this is encoded by the coding sequence ATGGATACACTCATTCTTTCCGGCCCCATAGGCGCAGGTAAAACAAGCGCCGGCAACATAATCCTTGATGTGCTCTCCCGAAAGGGGATTACGTCGAAACTCGTCGTGCTCGATGCAATCGGGCACGAAGTTCTCGCCGATGATACATCCGTTATACGCGGACTTGTCGATGCTTTCGGAACGAGAATATTGTCGCCTGAAGGTGAGATCGATCGTTCGGCGTTGGCGGCGGTTGCGTTTTCTTCACCTGAAAATACGGAAATACTCAACGAGTGCACTCATGAAAAAATCGGGGAACGTCTTTTGAAGATGAGGAACGATTTCTTGAAGTCCGACCCTGAGGGTATTCTCGTCATAGAATGTCCATTCCCCGTAAATGCGCTCTTCGGATACGATACGTTCAAAGACATTTTCGCGACTTCTAAAGTCATCGTTTTGCAGAGTCGACGAGAGCTTCGGGTGAATCGTAAAACGAGTCTTTTCCCCGAGGATGTTATGAGGCGAGACCGGCTTCAGCATTCAAAAGGAGAGTACACGGGGGATTATGTGGTGATCAATGACGGCACTCGTGATGACCTCGTATCCTCGCTTGAGAAAATCATTGAAAGAGAGGCGCGATGA
- a CDS encoding transporter substrate-binding domain-containing protein → MHLNKKRAVIGALCLCVFASGALVGCKKQETKTLRTAKIKSPAIIENGVLKVGVNFGVAPYAVKQGDAVVGFDAEVADLISQKLGLYPEYVQVAPDKVATALANGTVDVVLSADMDTGDALLVGPYYTSGPGFFTASDNALNAESSAKDFRKNLPIGVQKNSISYWYLVDALGESGVKTFSTTKELIAAVASGSVSLGAMDSLVGKYAIAGGSKISFAGFLDGEKKFGVAVAPAQTELGSAISTLLANATDKSIIDSMNRKWISTSTQALSSNK, encoded by the coding sequence ATGCATTTGAACAAGAAGCGTGCCGTCATCGGTGCACTTTGTCTCTGCGTTTTTGCTTCGGGCGCGCTCGTCGGATGCAAAAAACAGGAGACGAAGACTCTTCGAACCGCCAAAATCAAGTCACCTGCAATCATTGAAAATGGTGTCTTGAAAGTCGGGGTGAACTTCGGTGTCGCCCCTTATGCCGTCAAACAAGGTGATGCCGTCGTCGGTTTCGATGCCGAAGTGGCCGATTTGATCAGTCAAAAACTCGGCCTCTATCCCGAGTATGTTCAAGTGGCGCCCGACAAGGTTGCAACTGCGCTTGCAAACGGCACCGTCGATGTCGTGCTTTCTGCCGATATGGATACCGGTGATGCGCTTCTCGTGGGACCCTATTATACAAGCGGCCCCGGTTTTTTCACTGCAAGCGATAATGCTTTGAATGCCGAATCGTCGGCCAAAGATTTTCGCAAGAACTTGCCCATAGGAGTTCAAAAAAATTCGATTTCCTATTGGTATTTGGTCGATGCGCTCGGAGAGAGCGGTGTCAAAACGTTTTCCACGACAAAAGAGCTCATAGCGGCTGTCGCGTCGGGAAGTGTTTCGTTGGGAGCGATGGATTCGCTCGTCGGTAAGTATGCGATTGCAGGCGGCTCGAAAATCTCATTCGCCGGGTTCCTCGACGGTGAGAAAAAGTTCGGTGTCGCTGTTGCGCCCGCCCAGACCGAACTCGGCTCCGCGATTTCGACACTGCTCGCCAACGCAACCGATAAATCGATAATCGACTCGATGAATCGGAAATGGATTTCGACGTCGACGCAGGCGTTATCTTCGAACAAATAG
- the cls gene encoding cardiolipin synthase — protein sequence MVYNTFIVVMWIYWIAVVLVLIGENREPTTTLAWILILCLLPGAGLVLYFFFGRDWKHITRKSKWFRAREGIRRPFMKSIREIDAPEVSSDGAGIDSVMSREVQNSIFNQRGVPPLFVRDVEIFPHGTVYFPALLDDLSKAKDTINMMYFIWMEDELTDKIVDILLDRLKNGVEVRILNDFIGCLTYKKKGLNRLRKAGAQVHQDVTAIAKANYRNHRKITVIDGVLAHTGGFNIGQEYIDGAKKYDYFRDTGIRFRGPCVLELQDLFAQRWFDGVGETIYNDRFFPVNLVGNGNVLAQVVAHGVEDYWHAVARSYEVAISTANTSVLVQSPYYVPTDAIETALINAALAGVKVELMITGVPDKKMAWYAAFSYFEKLLHSGARVFLYEKGFFHSKAIVVDGEACSIGTMNLDVRSLDLHKELSVWFYDREISAQYERIFAEDKKECREITIKDIEDMRFFETFRNSAARLGSKLL from the coding sequence ATGGTTTATAACACTTTCATAGTCGTCATGTGGATATACTGGATCGCCGTGGTATTGGTTCTCATCGGCGAGAATCGAGAACCGACAACGACGCTTGCGTGGATATTGATTCTCTGCCTGCTGCCCGGCGCAGGCCTTGTTCTCTACTTTTTTTTCGGTCGCGATTGGAAGCACATCACACGCAAGAGCAAGTGGTTCCGAGCTCGCGAGGGGATTCGTAGGCCTTTTATGAAGTCGATTCGGGAAATCGATGCGCCCGAGGTCTCTTCTGACGGCGCGGGGATTGATTCGGTGATGTCACGAGAGGTGCAGAACTCGATTTTCAATCAAAGGGGAGTCCCTCCTCTTTTTGTACGGGATGTGGAGATATTTCCCCATGGCACGGTGTATTTCCCTGCGCTCCTCGATGACTTGTCGAAGGCGAAAGACACTATCAATATGATGTATTTCATCTGGATGGAAGACGAATTGACCGACAAAATCGTCGATATCCTTCTCGATAGATTGAAAAACGGAGTCGAGGTGAGGATTCTCAATGATTTTATCGGTTGCCTCACGTACAAAAAAAAGGGATTGAACAGACTCCGCAAGGCCGGTGCTCAAGTGCACCAGGATGTGACGGCAATCGCCAAGGCGAACTATCGGAATCATCGAAAAATAACGGTAATCGATGGGGTTTTGGCACATACGGGCGGTTTTAACATCGGGCAGGAGTATATCGACGGTGCGAAAAAGTATGATTACTTTCGTGATACCGGCATACGCTTCCGCGGCCCTTGTGTACTTGAGCTCCAAGATTTGTTCGCACAGCGGTGGTTTGATGGCGTCGGCGAGACGATTTACAACGATAGGTTTTTTCCCGTCAACCTCGTCGGTAACGGGAATGTGCTGGCGCAAGTCGTTGCGCACGGTGTCGAAGACTATTGGCACGCAGTTGCGCGTTCTTATGAAGTCGCCATCAGCACGGCGAATACGTCGGTGCTCGTCCAGTCACCTTATTACGTTCCCACCGATGCCATAGAGACGGCCCTTATCAACGCCGCTCTGGCCGGTGTGAAAGTAGAGCTGATGATCACCGGAGTTCCCGATAAGAAAATGGCCTGGTATGCTGCGTTTTCCTATTTCGAGAAACTTCTGCATTCAGGTGCACGCGTCTTTCTTTACGAAAAGGGATTCTTCCATTCAAAGGCAATCGTCGTCGATGGCGAAGCCTGTTCGATAGGAACGATGAATCTCGATGTGCGCTCTCTTGATTTGCATAAAGAACTTTCAGTTTGGTTTTATGATCGGGAAATATCGGCGCAGTACGAAAGAATTTTTGCCGAAGATAAAAAGGAATGCAGAGAGATCACAATCAAAGACATCGAAGATATGCGTTTCTTCGAAACTTTCAGAAACTCGGCTGCGCGTCTCGGCTCGAAACTTCTTTGA
- a CDS encoding amino acid ABC transporter permease, producing MSQFLHWWETNQVTHLFFSFSAMKDALPAILTALPVSLMFGLVAFLLAIPGGLALSFMKMSNTRWFRWPATIYVDVVRGTPLFLQILLVFFGLPLTPIYKTIVDALSLRSYLFVGIDSTVVLRGLLVLSFNSAAYMCEIFRAGIQSIPKGQSEASRSLGMSAVQTMSSVILPQTVRRILPTMMSEFILLFKDTALLAAVSVAEMTLRAKEAAATTFNQSAYIVAALMYLVLTVPLGRFVSGLENRLALQDSGGTGKRPPRLGTSALDAEHIVPHKERMMSNRE from the coding sequence ATGAGTCAGTTTTTACACTGGTGGGAAACAAATCAGGTTACGCACCTCTTCTTTTCGTTCTCGGCGATGAAAGATGCGTTGCCTGCTATTTTGACAGCGCTTCCCGTGTCATTGATGTTCGGTCTTGTTGCGTTCCTGCTTGCGATTCCCGGCGGGCTTGCGCTCTCTTTCATGAAGATGAGCAACACCCGTTGGTTTCGCTGGCCTGCGACGATTTACGTCGATGTCGTGCGCGGAACTCCGCTTTTCTTGCAGATACTGCTGGTGTTTTTCGGCCTTCCGCTCACACCCATCTATAAGACGATCGTCGATGCTTTGAGCCTGAGGAGTTATCTGTTTGTCGGCATCGACTCGACGGTCGTCCTTCGCGGTTTGCTCGTGCTCTCGTTTAACTCTGCGGCGTATATGTGCGAAATTTTCAGGGCGGGAATCCAGTCGATTCCGAAAGGGCAGTCCGAGGCGTCGCGTTCGTTGGGGATGAGCGCGGTTCAGACGATGTCCTCCGTCATTCTTCCCCAAACAGTCCGCAGGATTTTGCCGACCATGATGTCGGAGTTCATTTTGCTCTTCAAGGATACCGCGCTGTTGGCCGCCGTCAGTGTCGCGGAAATGACGCTGCGTGCCAAGGAGGCGGCAGCCACGACGTTCAACCAGTCGGCTTATATCGTTGCCGCGCTCATGTATTTGGTGCTCACCGTCCCCTTGGGCCGTTTTGTGTCGGGGCTGGAGAATCGCCTCGCCCTTCAAGACAGCGGCGGAACGGGAAAGCGCCCGCCTCGATTGGGCACAAGTGCTCTCGATGCCGAACATATCGTTCCCCATAAGGAACGTATGATGTCGAATAGGGAGTGA
- a CDS encoding amino acid ABC transporter substrate-binding protein produces the protein MNKNTYVILVLCIGLSVCMGLLTGCQKVKTTSVTPAAGVTKPAWASKLITPGASTVIVGADTNYPPFESAPKSGDNFVGFDVDLMKAIGKKTGLSFEFKTYNFDSLVAGLNGGTDFDMVTSAWTINAERKKQVNFSIPYYRNDFGVVVSKDSKLTSYKQLKKGDIVCVQTGSSANEWAKKQFAGTGVQIKTFENTLDCFNALTAGDAGAVIQDLAMATSVVSDSARDAKIVEHVSVAEYFGMGLAKNAKGEAMKATMDSTLKELTADGTYAKIYKKWFGVEPTFKPGDPVE, from the coding sequence GTGAATAAGAACACATACGTTATTTTAGTTCTGTGCATCGGTTTGTCGGTTTGCATGGGACTGCTCACCGGGTGCCAGAAAGTGAAGACTACGTCTGTTACGCCTGCGGCAGGCGTAACAAAACCGGCTTGGGCGAGCAAACTCATCACACCGGGCGCAAGCACCGTTATCGTAGGAGCCGACACGAATTACCCTCCTTTTGAGTCTGCGCCGAAATCAGGCGATAATTTCGTCGGTTTCGATGTCGACCTCATGAAGGCAATCGGCAAGAAAACAGGACTTTCATTCGAATTCAAAACATACAATTTTGACTCTCTGGTCGCCGGTCTCAACGGAGGCACCGATTTTGATATGGTGACTTCGGCTTGGACCATCAACGCGGAGCGTAAAAAGCAAGTGAACTTTTCGATTCCTTATTATCGCAACGACTTCGGCGTCGTCGTATCTAAGGATTCGAAGTTGACAAGCTACAAACAGCTCAAAAAAGGCGACATCGTCTGTGTGCAAACCGGCTCCTCCGCAAACGAATGGGCGAAGAAACAGTTTGCCGGTACTGGAGTGCAAATAAAAACTTTTGAGAATACGCTTGACTGCTTCAACGCATTGACGGCGGGGGATGCCGGCGCGGTAATCCAAGATCTCGCAATGGCCACGTCCGTTGTTTCTGACTCGGCTCGTGACGCGAAGATAGTTGAGCACGTATCCGTTGCGGAGTATTTCGGCATGGGCTTAGCGAAAAACGCTAAAGGCGAAGCTATGAAAGCTACGATGGATTCGACGCTCAAAGAGCTCACGGCAGATGGGACGTATGCAAAGATTTACAAAAAATGGTTCGGTGTCGAACCGACCTTTAAGCCGGGAGATCCGGTCGAATAA
- a CDS encoding amino acid ABC transporter ATP-binding protein, protein MVRINNLKKSFGDLEVLKDVSLEVDRGEVVTILGPSGSGKSTLLRCINLLEKPTGGEIWFENKLINDKSADVNEIREHIGMVFQQFNLFPHLTAQGNVELALRKVRKLSKAAGAKVALEQLTKVGLADRADYLPSQLSGGQQQRVAIARALAMDPHVMLFDEATSALDPELVRDVLDVMRLLARGGMTMIVVTHEMGFARDVADRVIFMDDGFIVEEGTPQEVLDNPQHERTKDFLGHIS, encoded by the coding sequence ATCGTAAGAATCAACAATCTGAAAAAATCTTTCGGGGACCTCGAAGTTCTCAAAGACGTTTCGCTCGAAGTCGACCGTGGCGAGGTCGTAACGATTCTGGGACCGTCCGGTTCGGGAAAATCGACACTGCTCCGCTGTATCAATTTGCTCGAAAAACCGACCGGAGGAGAAATCTGGTTCGAGAATAAACTCATAAACGATAAATCGGCCGATGTGAATGAGATTCGCGAGCACATAGGCATGGTCTTCCAGCAGTTTAATCTGTTTCCGCACTTGACGGCGCAGGGTAACGTGGAGTTGGCCTTGCGGAAGGTGCGTAAGCTGTCGAAAGCGGCGGGCGCGAAAGTCGCGCTCGAGCAGCTGACGAAGGTCGGATTGGCCGATCGCGCCGACTATCTTCCCAGTCAGCTTTCCGGCGGTCAGCAGCAGCGTGTCGCAATCGCTCGCGCACTCGCTATGGATCCACACGTGATGCTTTTCGATGAGGCCACCTCGGCACTCGACCCCGAACTCGTCCGCGATGTCCTCGATGTCATGCGTCTCCTCGCCCGCGGAGGTATGACCATGATCGTGGTCACCCATGAGATGGGTTTTGCGCGCGATGTCGCCGATAGGGTCATTTTCATGGACGACGGTTTTATCGTCGAGGAAGGCACCCCGCAAGAGGTGCTCGATAATCCGCAGCACGAGCGTACGAAAGACTTCCTCGGTCACATATCTTAA
- a CDS encoding ComF family protein, producing the protein MSHLQLLHEYKAMFEDAVGELLAPTRCAGCDAYGTLMCDKCLKKLSEYLSQYACPRCGAPYGKIVCTECWDSDFSFTQTVVLGELSDTLARAVVLHKDSNEQRLGAYLGLMLGMRVRVEFDSWTDCVTWVAPSKKALQRRGFDHGKSLAEGVAGCLGVPAVGVVVRKQEYELRGHTRNERRELTSDTYSLSGQPIAPHMLLVDDVITTGATANSVANVLLEGGAREVRIAAVARTW; encoded by the coding sequence ATGTCTCATCTGCAGTTGCTACATGAATATAAAGCCATGTTCGAAGATGCGGTCGGGGAGTTGCTTGCACCGACACGATGCGCCGGGTGTGATGCATATGGCACGTTGATGTGTGACAAATGCTTAAAAAAGCTCAGTGAGTATCTGTCTCAATATGCGTGCCCCCGGTGCGGAGCTCCGTATGGAAAGATCGTTTGCACGGAGTGCTGGGACAGTGATTTTTCCTTTACGCAAACGGTTGTTCTCGGAGAATTGAGCGACACGCTTGCTCGCGCGGTGGTGTTGCATAAGGATTCGAATGAGCAAAGGCTTGGGGCGTACCTCGGCTTGATGCTGGGAATGAGGGTACGTGTCGAATTTGACTCATGGACGGATTGTGTGACGTGGGTCGCTCCATCGAAAAAAGCATTGCAGAGGCGTGGTTTCGATCATGGCAAATCGCTTGCCGAAGGGGTCGCCGGATGCCTCGGAGTTCCCGCAGTCGGTGTCGTCGTGCGAAAGCAGGAGTATGAACTTCGCGGACACACGCGCAATGAACGTCGTGAACTGACATCTGACACCTATTCTTTGTCGGGTCAACCGATTGCTCCCCATATGCTGCTGGTGGATGATGTGATAACTACGGGAGCGACGGCGAATAGCGTGGCAAATGTGTTGCTTGAGGGAGGCGCACGTGAAGTGCGCATCGCGGCGGTGGCGCGTACATGGTAG
- the uvrB gene encoding excinuclease ABC subunit UvrB, producing the protein MKTPRPISNRPIRVVSPFEPSGDQPKAIAGLAKGIRDKLRYQTLLGVTGSGKTFTMAKLIEEVQRPTLVMAPNKTLAAQLASELKEFLPEAAVVYFVSYYDYYQPEAYVPSTDTFIEKDSSINAEVEKLRHAATASLLSRRDVVVVASVSCIYGIGSPEDYAGMAVLLDDDVKYDRDTLISDLIDIQYDRNDYAVERGNFRVRGDVIDVFPPYADHPIRIELFGDDIERIAEVDNITGEELNTFHWLPIWPASHYVTEHAKLDKAIVTIQAELDQRLAEFHSQGKLLEEQRLQMRTQYDLEMLETIGSCAGIENYSRHLDGRKPGEPSNTLIDYFPDDFICIIDESHVTVPQIRGMHEGDRSRKITLVEHGFRLPSALDNRPLRFDEFNQKVKQTVYVSATPGDYELDISQKVVEQIIRPTGLIDPEIEVRTSKGQIDDLLNEIHERVQSGDRVLVTTLTKKMSEDLTDYLCEHGVKVRYLHGDIGTLERVDILRELRQGVIDVVVGINLLREGLDLPEVSLVAILDADKEGFLRNHRSLIQTTGRAARNVSGKVLMYADRMTDSMKIAIEETNRRREIQTAYNEEHGIKPETIRKAISDISSFIGSGEEPNGDAVVDAAAELAALGKGRALSIVSAMEEEMTLAAEKLDFETAARIRDQVLKLRTEIEGIGKEDVLGKLKSSARKGSSYGHKRRK; encoded by the coding sequence ATGAAAACTCCGCGCCCCATATCGAACAGACCCATCAGAGTCGTTTCCCCCTTCGAGCCTTCCGGCGATCAGCCCAAGGCGATTGCCGGTTTGGCTAAAGGGATTCGCGACAAGTTGCGTTACCAAACGCTGCTCGGCGTCACCGGTTCGGGGAAAACTTTCACTATGGCGAAACTGATCGAGGAAGTGCAGCGCCCGACATTGGTCATGGCTCCCAATAAGACGCTGGCCGCCCAGCTTGCTTCCGAACTCAAGGAATTCTTACCTGAAGCCGCCGTCGTCTATTTTGTGTCCTACTATGATTATTACCAGCCCGAGGCGTACGTTCCTTCGACGGATACCTTCATTGAGAAAGATTCCTCGATAAATGCGGAGGTGGAAAAGTTGCGCCATGCCGCCACGGCGTCGCTTCTTTCACGCCGCGATGTCGTGGTGGTAGCGAGCGTGTCGTGTATATACGGAATCGGTTCGCCGGAAGATTATGCGGGTATGGCGGTGTTGCTCGATGACGATGTGAAGTACGATCGGGATACGTTGATCTCCGATCTCATCGACATCCAATACGACCGTAACGACTATGCGGTCGAGCGCGGAAATTTTCGTGTGAGAGGCGATGTCATCGATGTGTTTCCTCCGTATGCGGATCATCCGATCAGAATCGAGCTTTTCGGCGACGATATCGAGCGTATCGCCGAGGTCGACAACATCACCGGCGAAGAGCTCAATACGTTTCACTGGCTCCCGATATGGCCTGCTTCGCACTATGTGACCGAGCACGCGAAGTTGGATAAAGCTATTGTGACTATTCAAGCCGAGCTCGATCAGCGCTTGGCGGAGTTCCATTCTCAAGGAAAACTGCTGGAAGAGCAGCGATTGCAAATGCGAACGCAATACGATCTCGAAATGCTTGAGACAATCGGTTCTTGTGCGGGTATTGAGAACTACTCCCGTCATCTCGACGGTCGTAAACCCGGCGAGCCGTCCAATACGTTGATCGACTATTTTCCCGATGACTTCATTTGTATCATCGATGAAAGTCATGTGACGGTCCCCCAAATTCGGGGCATGCATGAGGGGGACCGGTCTCGAAAAATCACACTCGTGGAGCATGGGTTCCGACTGCCTTCGGCGTTGGATAACCGTCCTTTGCGCTTCGATGAGTTCAATCAGAAGGTGAAGCAAACCGTTTACGTATCTGCGACTCCGGGTGACTACGAACTCGATATTTCACAAAAAGTCGTCGAGCAAATTATTCGCCCGACCGGTCTCATCGATCCGGAAATAGAAGTTCGAACCAGCAAGGGACAAATCGATGATCTTCTCAATGAAATCCATGAGCGTGTGCAATCCGGTGATCGAGTTCTCGTGACGACCCTCACGAAAAAGATGTCGGAAGACCTCACCGACTACCTCTGTGAGCATGGGGTGAAGGTGCGTTACCTCCACGGCGACATCGGGACGCTCGAGCGCGTGGATATTTTAAGGGAACTGCGTCAAGGCGTCATCGATGTGGTTGTGGGTATCAATCTCCTCCGCGAGGGTCTTGATCTTCCCGAAGTTTCACTGGTCGCAATTTTGGATGCCGATAAAGAAGGTTTTTTGCGTAACCATCGCTCGTTGATTCAGACAACCGGCCGAGCGGCACGTAATGTTTCGGGAAAAGTATTAATGTATGCCGATAGAATGACCGACTCGATGAAGATCGCAATCGAGGAGACGAATCGTCGTAGGGAGATTCAGACTGCCTATAATGAAGAACACGGCATCAAACCGGAGACGATCCGAAAAGCAATTTCGGATATATCTTCATTCATCGGAAGCGGCGAAGAGCCGAATGGCGACGCCGTCGTCGATGCGGCCGCAGAACTGGCCGCACTCGGGAAAGGGCGTGCGCTTTCGATAGTTTCCGCGATGGAAGAGGAGATGACGCTTGCCGCCGAGAAGCTTGATTTCGAGACGGCTGCGCGTATCCGCGATCAGGTGTTGAAACTGAGAACGGAAATCGAAGGAATTGGTAAGGAAGACGTTTTGGGTAAGCTCAAAAGCAGCGCTCGCAAAGGCAGTTCTTATGGACACAAGCGCCGGAAGTAA
- a CDS encoding SHOCT domain-containing protein gives MMYGYNYDYGNSMTGSAFPGIFMGIFWLAVVIGIVALVLWSIRHASNHSHTPMPPMVDDACQIARVRYAKGEITKEEYDEVCQRLGA, from the coding sequence ATGATGTATGGTTACAACTACGACTACGGGAACTCGATGACGGGCTCTGCCTTTCCTGGGATTTTTATGGGAATATTTTGGCTTGCGGTAGTTATCGGTATAGTTGCTCTCGTTCTTTGGAGCATTCGACATGCGAGTAATCATTCACATACACCGATGCCGCCGATGGTCGATGACGCTTGCCAAATAGCTCGCGTTCGTTACGCCAAGGGTGAAATCACCAAAGAAGAGTACGACGAAGTCTGTCAAAGACTTGGCGCTTAG